A genomic window from Silene latifolia isolate original U9 population chromosome Y, ASM4854445v1, whole genome shotgun sequence includes:
- the LOC141628152 gene encoding uncharacterized protein LOC141628152 — protein MPVKGMHQSATNLQNLCTFDYFSLALYEMGNGHSGPLPKAPGNKVYMLAMTDYFSKWIEAESFSQVTEAQLEHFIAKSTPETLGPMAGSPKNKIIVENLRKKLEEIGGKWAEELPLVLWADRTTPKVATGQTPFSLVFGAEAVIPSEVRVPTHRYGCLTEERNQVEMVGDLVLRKVFQNTKNQRAGKFTYNWEGPYQVESIVGNGAYKLMIMEGQMVPDRGISST, from the exons ATGCCTGTCAAAGGCATGCACCAGTCAGCCACCAACCTGCAGAACCTCTGCACTTTTGATTATTTCTCCCTAGCCCtttatgaaatggggaatggacatagtgGGCCGCTGCCCAAGGCACCAGGAAACAAGGTCTACATGCTTGccatgacggactacttctccaaatggatagaggcagaatcATTTTCCCAAGTTACCGAGGCCCAG TTGGAACATTTCATTGCGAAGTCTACTCCCGAAACCCTCGGTCCAATGGCAGGCAGTCCAAAGAATAAAATCATAGTGGAAAACCTGAGAAAGAAGCTggaagaaattgggggaaaatggGCAGAAGAGCTACCACTAGTCCTGTGGGCTGACAGGACCACCCCTAAAGTAGCAACAGGGCAAACTCCCTTCAGCCTGGTATTCGGGGCTGAAGCAGTTATTCCTTCAGAGGTTAGGGTTCCTACCCACAGATACGGGTGCCTGACAGAGGAGCGAAACCAGGTGGAAATG gtaggagacctggtcctgAGAAAAGTCTTCCAGAACACTAAAAACCAGAGAGCAGGTAAATTTACCTACAATTGGGAAGGACCGTACCAGGTGGAAAGTATCGTCGGAAATGGAGCCTACAAGCTCATGATAATGGAAGGGCAAATGGTCCCAGATCGTGGAATATCATCCACCTAA
- the LOC141628153 gene encoding uncharacterized protein LOC141628153 — MRKPELSGRMAKWSIHLSGYDLKFEPRAAIKSQALADFVFDFSPSLQAQAEKDILTLEEDKGEQMWELNVDGASNMKGAGVGLVLKSPQGDLLVQAVRCEFKATNNEAEYEALILGLQLALDLKIRHLQVYSDSQLIVNHVNNSYAARDPTMMAYLEIAQALKLRFQTFNIKQIPRDQNVEADALAAMGATFKAGTISTIPIVHVLEPAISKAEQDNEGTAGSPQSQEKGVLANTTS, encoded by the coding sequence ATGAGGAAACCAGAGTTATCAGGCAGAATGGCCAAGTGGTCCATACACCTGAGTGGCTACGATCTGAAATTCGAACCTCGGGCCGCAATCAAATCCCAGGCTCTAGCAGATTTTGTCTTCGATTTTTCCCCCTCCCTCCAGGCGCAGGCCGAAAAGGACATCCTCACCCTGGAGGAGGACAAAGGAGAGCAGATGTGGGAGCTGAATGTGGATGGAGCCTCAAATATGAAGGGAGCAGGAGTTGGTCTGGTCCTTAAGTCACCCCAAGGGGACCTGCTGGTCCAGGCAGTTCGGTGCGAATTCAAAGCTACCAATAACGAGGCAGAATATGAGGCCTTGATCTTGGGTCTACAGCTGGCTCTGGACCTAAAAATCAGGCACCTCCAGGTATACAGCGACTCCCAACTCATCGTGAACCATGTAAATAACTCTTATGCAGCTAGGGACCCCACTATGATGGCCTACCTGGAAATAGCGCAAGCGCTGAAACTCAGGTTCCAGACCTTCAACATTAAGCAAATCCCCAGGGACCAGAACGTGGAGGCTGATGCCTTAGCTGCCatgggggcaacattcaaggcAGGTACAATCTCCACCATACCTATCGTCCACGTACTAGAACCTGCAATATCAAAAGCAGAACAAGACAACGAAGGCACAGCTGGCTCACCACAATCACAGGAAAAAGGGGTGTTAGCAAACACCACCAGCTAA
- the LOC141628154 gene encoding putative glutamine amidotransferase GAT1_2.1, with translation MAGEYHLDLIVSYGAVPVIVPRVNGVSMLLESFEPVHGVLLCEGEDIDPSLYESNLSSFSPEELEEIKQAHISDTTIDREKDSIELALAKLCLERNIPYLGICRGSQILNVVCGGTLYQDVEKELSRNCDESQRVAHMDYDNYDGHRHVVNVAENTPLHHWFKESLDESEKMEIMVNSYHHQEVKKLAPRFVPMAFASDGLIEGFYDPDTYNPEDGKFIVGLQFHPERMRHPDSDEFDYSGCPFAYKEFVKAVIAYQRKLSSQASVTRAPKLNQEQEYKRKMIVRSFSIAKDMYIAGQTKFSSAKESELEPGAVFLEENTACNVLSLQQEKRLKQIGATVRNGHGYKKLKVGEEKEKVARTIIEKMSIEQLSNMMSFYYMMGQICSEVLETKLQNLRLLNHDDNLE, from the exons ATGGCAG GTGAATACCATCTAGATCTTATAGTAAGCTATGGAGCAGTCCCTGTCATAGTCCCAAGAGTGAATGGTGTAAGCATGCTGCTTGAGAGTTTTGAGCCAGTCCATGGCGTACTCCTTTGCGAAGGTGAAGACATAGACCCATCTCTTTATGAGTCCAACTTATCCAGCTTCTCTCCCGAGGAACTCGAAGAGATCAAGCAAGCACACATTAGTGACACAACCATTGATCGAGAGAAAGACTCGATTGAGCTAGCTTTAGCTAAGCTTTGCCTGGAAAGAAACATACCTTACTTGGGCATATGCAGGGGATCTCAAATCCTTAATGTTGTTTGTGGCGGTACCCTTTACCAAGATGTCGAGAAGGAGCTCTCGAGGAATTGTGATGAGAGCCAGAGAGTGGCGCATATGGACTACGACAATTACGATGGACATAGACATGTGGTTAATGTGGCGGAGAACACACCTTTGCACCATTGGTTCAAGGAGTCTTTGGATGAAAGTGAAAAAATGGAGATTATGGTTAATAGTTATCACCATCAAGAAGTTAAGAAGTTGGCTCCCAGATTTGTGCCTATGGCTTTCGCTTCAGATGGTTTGATTGAAGGGTTTTATGATCCTGATACTTATAACCCTGAAGATGGTAAATTTATTGTAGGACTTCAATTTCATCCAGAGCGTATGCGACATCCTGATAGTGATGAGTTTGATTATTCTGGTTGCCCCTTTGCTTATAAG GAATTTGTGAAGGCGGTGATAGCATACCAAAGAAAGCTAAGCTCCCAAGCGAGCGTGACAAGGGCTCCAAAGCTCAACCAAGAGCAGGAGTACAAGAGAAAGATGATTGTCCGAAGCTTCTCGATTGCTAAGGACATGTACATTGCAGGACAGACCAAGTTCAGTTCTGCAAAAGAATCAGAACTTGAACCAGGAGCCGTTTTCCTAGAG GAAAACACGGCCTGTAACGTGCTGAGTTTACAGCAAGAGAAGAGGCTAAAGCAAATAGGAGCAACGGTACGAAACGGACATGGGTACAAGAAATTGAAGGTAGGGGAGGAGAAGGAAAAGGTGGCGAGAACAATTATAGAGAAGATGTCAATAGAGCAATTATCTAATATGATGTCGTTTTACTACATGATGGGGCAGATATGTTCCGAGGTTTTGGAGACTAAGCTTCAAAATCTTCGACTGCTTAACCACGACGACAACCTTgaataa